The Gracilimonas sediminicola sequence CCGCTGCAGGTGTATATGTTTACCCATCCCGAAATTGTGTATGGACTCTTTTTCGGGTTGATTGTAGGCTCTATCTACATTTTGATTAAAGCTCTTGAGCGGTTCACTAAAACAGAACTATTGATGCTGGTGCTGGGAATGGCCTTTGGAATCTGGATCGTATCTCTGGTTCCGGCCGATACGCCTGAACATCCGGCCTTTGTATTTTTGAGTGGCAGTATCGCCATTTGTGCCATGATTTTGCCGGGTATCTCCGGTTCGTACCTGTTGCTTATTATGCGGAAATATGATTACCTGCTTTCTGAAATCGGGAAGCTGGGCGGTGTGGAAACTGTAGACGGTTTGATTGGATTGTTGCCTTTTGTGCTGGGAGCTGTTGTTGGTTTAGCTGCTTTTTCGAGATTTCTTTCCTGGTTGCTTTCAAAATATCATTCCCAAACCATAGCCGTGCTAATTGGCTTTTTGATTGGGTCTCTATATGTGATTTGGCCGTACCAGCATCGGGAGTTTGTGCAACGCGCGGAGGTGACACAGGTGGAGTATATGAATCACCCCAAGGTGCAGGAGCTGATGGAAAATCCACCAAACACAAACCTGCCGGAATTTGAACGGATCGGTGAAATCAGGAATGCTGATTCTACTTTTGAGGAGATGA is a genomic window containing:
- a CDS encoding DUF368 domain-containing protein; this translates as MGWLVVTETEQTSTSPKDTTTFKEAPFLALKGFLMGSADIVPGVSGGTMALIVGIYERLLNAIKSVNGNFIKLFFTLKWKAAFKEIHIFFLAFLFLGIFSALAFFTKVVPLQVYMFTHPEIVYGLFFGLIVGSIYILIKALERFTKTELLMLVLGMAFGIWIVSLVPADTPEHPAFVFLSGSIAICAMILPGISGSYLLLIMRKYDYLLSEIGKLGGVETVDGLIGLLPFVLGAVVGLAAFSRFLSWLLSKYHSQTIAVLIGFLIGSLYVIWPYQHREFVQRAEVTQVEYMNHPKVQELMENPPNTNLPEFERIGEIRNADSTFEEMKQVEIETVKNKLIKSEPFIPGWLGAKPGDAPNVWGGIIGMLVGVILVGGLDRLRDK